A single Buteo buteo chromosome 17, bButBut1.hap1.1, whole genome shotgun sequence DNA region contains:
- the CIMIP2C gene encoding ciliary microtubule inner protein 2C: MRYPQGPQTVMACQAGDRDPCPCTPLRTRFSLDGGRSRELSRFYQLTQQHREFYRDKSGTLYVLPYFVLPSKEKERYPHPLDLPPLSAKTRWHLLRVSPVNLRTYQTFPSGKRVTSQERETRDSFFEYRA, encoded by the exons ATGAGATACCCGCAGGGTCCCCAGACCGTGATGGCATGCCAAGCAGGGGACCGGGACCCGTGCCCGTGCACCCCACTGCGCACCCGTTTCAGCCTGGACGGCGGTCGGTCCCGGGAGCTGAGCAGGTTTTACCAG ctgacCCAGCAGCATCGTGAGTTTTACCGGGACAAGAGCGGGACGCTGTACGTCCTTCCCTACTTTGTGCTGCCCTcgaaggaaaaggagagataTCCTCATCCACTCGACCT CCCTCCGCTCAGTGCGAAGACCCGCTGGCATTTGCTGCGAGTGTCCCCGGTGAACCTGCGGACCTACCAGACCTTCCCCTCGGGGAAGAGAGTCACCTCCCAAGAGAGAGAGACCCGAGACAGCTTTTTCGAGTACCGAGCCTAA